AGTCAGCTAAAACCTGGCAAGGATGTTCAGTATCTGTTAAACCATTAATAATTGGAATTGATGAATATTTAGCTAATTTCTCAACTTCTTCATGAGAAAATGTTCTAATCATTATGCCTTGTATAAATCTTGAAAGAACCCTTGCAGTATCCTCTATTGGTTCACCTCTGCCGATTTGTAAGTCTCTATCAGTTAGGAACAATGAATTTCCACCTAATTGATACATACCAGCTTCAAAAGAAACTCTGGTTCTAGTAGATGATTTTTCAAATATCATACCTAAACTTTTTCCTTTTAAGTGGTGATGCTCTATACCATGTTTTTGTTCATATTTTAATTGATCTGCTAAGTTTAAAATATCTAATATTTCTTCTTTAGAAAGATCATCCATTTTTAATAAATCTTTTTTCATATAAACCCCCTAAACAATATACAACTGACAATGGATAATTAATAATAAAAGTTAATAAAAACTTAAAATATTGCATTCTCTATTACAAATTGCTAATTATCACTTGTTCATTAATAATTATTTTTCAATTTTAGATAATATTTCAAGAATAATATCTATTCCTATCTTTAATTCCTTTTTAGTTATAACAAGTGGTGGGAGAAGTCTTACAACATCTTTTCCAGCTGTTAATACTAATAATCCTTTTTTTATAGCTTCTTTTTGAACTAATGTTGGATCGCATTTTACCTTTATTCCAATCATTAATCCAATACCACGTACATCTACAATTTGTGGATTTTTAGATTCTTCTAAAAGTTCTTTTACATAAGCACCTCTTTTTGTTATTTTTTCAAAAGACTTTTCATTACAAAGCTCATCAAGAACAACTAAAGAACCAGCACACACAACTGGATTAGCTCCAAAAGTTGAACCATGATCACCTGGTTTAAATACATCATCTACTTTAGAAGAGCATAGGAAACCACCTATAGGAAGTCCAGCTCCAAGACCTTTAGCTACAGTAACAATATCAGCTTCTACATCAAAATGATTATATCCAAACATTTTACCAGTTCTAGCTATACCACATTGAACTTCATCAAAGATAACAAGTACATCTTTTTCATTACATATTTTAACTACTTCTTGTACAAATTCTTTATCTAGTGGAATTACGCCACCTTCTCCTTGAATTGCTTCAAGCATTATGGCACAAACTTTATCTGTAAGTTTTGCTTTAAAATCTTCTAAATCATTTGCTTTTACATAATCAAAACCCTCAGTGAAAGGGAAGAAGTATTTATGGAATTTTTCTTGTCCAGTTGCTTTTAAAGTAGTTATTGTTCTACCGTGAAAAGATTGCATCAAAGTAAGAACTGTACTTCTTCCACCACCGTATTTGTCGTAGCTATATTTTCTAGCTAGTTTAATAGCACCTTCATTAGCTTCAGCACCGGAATTACCAAAAAATACCTTATTCATATTAGATTTTTCAGTTAATTCTTTAGCAAGTTTTACACTTGGCTCAGTGTAAAACATATTTGAGCAATGAACAAGAGTTTTTAATTGCTTACTAGTAGCTTTAATCCATTTTTCATGACTATATCCTAAACTGCTAACACCAATACCACTTGTAAAATCTAAATATTTATTTTCATCTGAGTCATAAAGATAAACACCTTCACCATGATTGATTACAGGCTCTAAACGACCATAGCTATTGACAATATGTTCTTTTGCTTCATTAAAATCATATGACATAAAATTACCTCCCATATTAAATATAATTAACAATGAACAACGAATGACGAAATTCCTTTGGAATTTATTCATTAATTGTTAATCGTACAATGTGCATTGTTAACTGATTAATAAATCATTGTTCCAATTCCTTCAGGTGAGAACAACTCTAGAAGAATAGAATGAGGAATACGGCCATCAATAATAAGTGCTCTTTCTACACCCATTCTGATTGCTTCAACGCAACAATCAATTTTAGGAATCATACCACCTTTTATTACTCCTTCTAAACATAACTTAGGAATTTGATGTATTCTTAAAACACTAAGTAATGATGAAGGGTCTTTTGAATCCATAAGAACACCAGGTACATCAGTAAGCAACATTAATTTTTCAGCTTTTAGTGCAGCTGCAATTTTAGATGCACATATATCTGCATTGATGTTATATGGTTTGTTATCTTCTTCGCCTAAAGCGATACTTCCAATAACTGGAATATAACCTGAATTTATAGCCATTTTTATAACTTCAGTATTAACCTTAGTTATTTCACCTACATAACCTAAATCAGCATCAGTTTTTAATTTTTTAGCTTTAAGAAGAGAACCATCCATTCCGCATAAACCAATAGCCTTGCCACCAAATTTCTCTATAAGAGAAACTAAGTTTTTATTTACTTTTCCACCAAGAACCATTTGAACTATATCAATAGTACTTTCACCAGTGTATCTTAAACCATTAATAAATTCGCTTTTTTCACCTAGTCTATTTAAAAAGTCTGAAATATCAGGTCCGCCACCATGGACAACAACTGGTTCAATGCCAACACATTTCATTAATATAATATCATTTATAACTGTTTCACGAAGTTCTTCGCTTATCATTGCATTTCCGCCATATTTTACTACTATTATTTTACCATAGTAACGTTGAATGTAAGGCAATGCATGAACTAGAACCTCAGCTCTTTCGTTATTATTCAATTTACAACCCCTCCCTAGAATTAGCTTCTATAATCTCCGTTAATCTTTACATATTCATAACTTAAATCACAGCCCCAAACATAAGCACTATAATTACCTAAGAATAAATTAACTTTAATAATAATTTCATTTTCACTTAGAACTTTTTTAGCGATATCCTCATCGAAAGGTAAAGAACTACCTGCTTCACAAACTTTTATAGTACCAGCATGGCTTTCAAAGGAAACATCAACTTTTTCAGAATCAAAATCAATTGTTGTATATCCTAGAGCACAAAGAATTCGTCCCCAGTTTGCATCACTACCAAACATTGCAGTTTTTACTAAACTAGAATTAATAACGCTTTTACCTAAAATAACAGCATCTTCTTCAGTACTAGCTCCAATGATTTGGCATTCTAATAATTTTGTAGCACCTTCGCCATCTTTAGCAATGTTTTTAGCCATAATTGTGTTTAACTCTGTAAGAACTTTAAGAAAGGAATCATAGTTTTCATCTTTTTCAGTTATAGTAGGATTTTCAGCTAAACCATTAGCTAAAATTAATATCATGTCATTAGTACTTGTATCACCATCAACACTAACTCTATTGTAGGTAACAGTAACACTTGACTTTAAAGCTTCAGCCAATAATTCTGGGGAAATAGAAAGGTCGGTTGTAAGAAAAGAAAGCATTGTTCCCATGTTTGGTTCAATCATTCCAGAACCTTTTGCCATTGAACCTATAGTAACCTTTTTGCCTCCAATATAAAATTCTAAAGCCAATTGCTTTTTAAATGTATCAGTTGTCATAATGGCAGAAGAAGCATCATCAAAGCCTTCTTTTGATAATTTTTCAGTAAGTAAAGGAATACCATCTTTAATAGCATCTATATTTAAAGGAACCCCAATTACCCCTGTAGATGCAACTAAAACATCATCTGTTTTTAAATTTAATGCTTTAGCTTGAAGACAAGTCATCTTTTCTGCTTTATGTAAGCCATCATCACCATTACAAGTGTTTGCATTACCACTATTTATAATTATAGCTTGTGCTTTTTTATTTTTTAGATGCTCTTTAGTAATATAAATTGGAGCACCTTTAACTTTATTTTTAGTGTACATACCAGCAGCTGCTGCTGGTACTTCAGAATAAATTAAAGCTAAATCTTTTTGTAAATTACTTTTCTTTAATCCACAATAAATACCTGAAGCTAAAAAGCCATTAGGAGATGTAACTCCACCATCTATATATTTTATATTCAAATTTAGTCCCCCTTTAATTCAGTTGGCAGTTAACAATTAACAATTAACAGTTTAAGAAACAAACTCCTGAGACAGTTATAAAATAGGAAATTAGACTGTTAACTAATTATTCACTACGATTTTATTGCATTACTTTATTGCTTTTTGTTATTTTTAATATAGAACTTAGAATTTTATATAATTTTCATTAATCTATTAACTTATTAAAACGCTGGTGCAATCAAATTTAAGCCATCTGTTTCATTAAAACCTAAAATAATATTCATGTTTTGAATCGCTTGTCCAGCAGCACCTTTAATCATATTATCTATTGTACTTACAACTATGATTTGATCTTGTCTATGATTTAAATGTAATGAGATAAAACAATCATTTGTTAACCTTACATTTTTTATTGAAGCAGTTTCTCCAAGTGGTAAGATGTTAACGAAAGGTTCATTTTTATAACAATCTACATATAATTTATGAATTTCTTCAAGATTTACTTTATTCTTAGGAGTACAATAAATAGTTGAAAGTATACCTCTATTTATTGGAAGTAAATGAGGTGTAAAAGTTATATTAACTTTATCATTTGCCATTGTAGACAAGGTTTCTTCAATTTCAGGTGTATGTCTATGAGCTCCAACTTTATATGGTGCAAAAGTTTCATTTTCTTCAGGAAAATGAGTATTTAAAGTTAAGCCTCTTCCAGAGCCTGTAGTTCCGGACTTAGAATCGCAAATAATGTTATCTAATTTTATTAATGAATTCTTAAACAACGGCATTAATCCGAGTTCTATAGTTGTTGGATAACAACCAGGGTTAGCAATTAATGAACATTCTTTAATTTTTTCTCTATTTAATTCTGGAAGTCCATAAACACTGTTAATATGTATTTCTGGTTGTGTAAATTTTTTACCATACCATTCTTCATATTCAGCTTCATTAGATAATCTAAAATCTGCCCCCATATCAATACAAATCTTTTTATTATCAATTGCTTTTTTTGCGATATCTTCACTTAATCCATGAGGAAGGGCAGTAAAGATTACATCACATTTTTTAATAACTTCATCTGAAGATTCACAAATTAAATCTGTTTTATTTAAAAAGTTTTTATATACGTTACTAATTTCTTGTCCTTTAAAAGAAACTGAACTTAAAGCAGTAACTTCAACTTTTGGATGAGATAATAATAATCTTAAAAGTTCAGCACCAACATATCCTGTAGCACCTATTATTCCAATTTTAACCATTTTAAAATTAGCCTCCTTAATTTATTGATAAATTATTTTTCTATGCATGAATTTTCAATTATTATATTTCAATTGTCTATAAAATTTCATGATGGAAAGTTTATAGTTTAAATTTCATAGACAATTGAAACTTTTAATGTGCATTAAAGAAGAAACTTTAAATTTCTTCTTTAATACTTAGAATTATTATATTTCTTTAAATTCATTTATAAATTTTTCTAATGATGCAATTTGTATTTTCACTGATTCTGTAGATGGACCCCCAATAACTTTACGTTCTTCTACACAAGTTACTAAATCTATTGCATGATATACATCATTTTCAAAGATAGGAGAGAAGCCTTTAAGTTCTTCAAGTGTTAATTCTTCAATCATCTTGTTTCTTTTAATACATTCAAGAACTATTTCTCCAACTACTTCATGAGCATTTCTAAATGCCATACCTTTCTTTACTAAGTAATCAGCTACATCAGTAGCATTAGTAAATCCAAGTCCTGCACCTTTTCTCATATTATCTTTTTTAACTTTCATAGTCTTAACCATTCCACAGAAAGTTTTAAGTGAAAGAGTAACAGTATCTAATCCATCAAAAAGAGCTTCCTTATCTTCTTGCATATCTTTGTTATAAGCAAGAGGAATTCCTTTCATAACAGTAAGAAGTGTCATAAGATCTCCATAAACTCTGCCAGTTTTTCCTCTAACTAATTCTGCAACGTCTGGATTTTTCTTTTGAGGCATTATACTGCTTCCAGTACTATAACCATCATCAAGTTCAACGAAACTAAATTCATTAGTACACCAAAGAATTATTTCTTCTGAAAATCTTGATAAATGCATCATTATCATTGAAAGACAAGAAAGTGTTTCAATGGCATAATCTCTATCAGATACAGAATCTAAACTATTTAATGTAACTTTTGAAAATCCAAGGTCACGAGCAACAGCTTCTCTATCAATAGGGTAAGTAGAAGTTGCTAGTGCTCCAGAACCAAGAGGCATTTCATCAACTCTCTTATAACAATCAGAAAGTCTTCCAAAATCTCTTTTAAGCATTTCAGCATAAGCTAAAATATGATGAGCAAAAGTTATAGGCTGTGCCTTTTGCATATGTGTATAACCAGGCATTATAGTATCTATATTTTCATTTGCTTTTTCTAAAAGAACTTCTTCTAGTGCGATGATATCTTCTTTTAAGCCTGCAATTGCTTTTTTTAAATATAATCTTAAATCCAATGTTACTTGATCATTTCTACTTCTTCCAGTATGAACCATCTTACCTTCTTCACCAATATAGTAAGTTAAAGTTCCTTCAATAAAACTGTGAATATCTTCAGATGTTTCATCTATATCAATAGCCCCACTATCAAGTCTTTTTAATATTTCAAGAAGACCAGAAGCAATTTTATTACTAGCTCCTTTAGGAATTATATTTTGATTTCCAAGCATTGAAGCATGAGCAAGACTTCCTTCAATATCTTCTCTATACATTCTTGAATCAACATTTATAGAAGAATTAAAATCATTAACTAATTTGTCAGTGCCTTTTTTGAATCGTCCGCCCCAAAGCTTCATTATATTTCCTCTTTCTTGACTTTTTCTTGCATTTTTGATCTAACAATAGATGGAAGACCAAATAGATTTATGAATCCAGCTGAATCCTTTTGATCATATACACCATCTTCTCCAAAGGTTGCATATTCTTCACTATATAATGAGTATGGACTTGTCATACCAGCATTGACAATATTCCCTTTGTATAGTTTTAATTTAACTTCTCCTGTAACTGTTTCTTGAGTTTTAGTAACAAATTCAGATAATGCTTCTCTAAGAGGAGTAAACCATTGTCCGTTATATACTATATCAGCAAATTTTAATGCAATTTGTTCTTTATAATGTGAAGTTTCTTTATCTAAACAAAGTTCTTCTAAATCTTTATGTGCTCTGTAAAGTATAGTTCCACCTGGAGTTTCGTAAACGCCTCTTGATTTCATACCAACAAGTCTGTTTTCTACCATGTCAGTAAGACCAATAGCATTTTCTCCACCAACTTTATTTAATGCATCTAATAATTCAACGCTTTTCATTTTTTGTCCGTTTAGAGCAACAGCGTTTCCTTTTTCAAAAGTTAAAGTTATATAAGTTGCTTCATTTGGAGCAGCTTCTAATGTCTTACAAAGTTCTAAAATTTTATCATACTTTGGTTCATTTTCAGGAAATTCTAAATCTAATCCTTCATGACTTAAGTGCCAGATATTTTTATCCTTACTATAATTTGTTTCACGGTTAATTTTTAATGGAATATTTTTAGATTCCGCATAATCTATTTCATCTTCTCTTGATTTTATATCCCAAATTCTCCAAGGAGCAATTATTGCCATCTCTGGAGCAAATGTTTTAACTGCTAATTCAAATCTTACTTGGTCATTTCCTTTACCAGTACATCCGTGACAAATTGCATCTGCGCCTTCAGCCTTAGCAATTTCAGCTAATCGTTTCCCGATTATTGGTCTAGCAAATGAAGTTCCTAGTAGATATTTTCCTTCATATATAGCACCGGCTTGAATAGTAGGGAAGATATAATCATCAACAAATTCTTGAGTTAAATCTTCGATGTATAATTTTGATGCTCCTGTTTTTAGAGCTTTTTCTTCTAAACCATCTAATTCGTCCTTTTGACCAACATTACCACAAACAGCAATTACTTCGCATCCATAATTATCTTTAAGCCATGGAATTATAATTGATGTATCTAGTCCTCCTGAATAAGCTAAAACTACCTTGTTATATTTTGTCATTTTAAAAGCCCTCCTCAAATATTAGACATACCAATTTACTATTTTTAAAATATGCCTTATGTAAAATATAAATTAATATAATTTTCTAAGTTAATGTGTTATTTATAATTATACATTCTAACAAAACAATAATCAAGGGGTATAAGTAATAATATTCATAAAAATACAAAGAATATACATAAAAACACAATGATTATGCATTAAATATTAATTTTTATGCATGAAATATTATATATATCAAAGTTATAAAGATGATGTATATTTATGAAACGTGATAATGTATGGAGGTTAATAGATAATTTTAAATTAAGGTATCTGTAAAATAATTATCCTAGTATATACAAGAATAATTACCCTGTGCTTTTTTCTTTCATATGGCTAAAGTATATTTTCTAAATTTGGCATTTGTAACTTTCTTATATGATCAATATTATGTTTTAGTAAATGTAGGGATGTATGAGCCTCTGTTACATCTTCATGAATTATGTAGGTAGATAATTTTACAGCCTCATTTAGTAAATTATCAAATTCTTGATGACTAAGATATATAGATGTTACCAAATTTTTCTCTTGAATGGAGTTTAACAATTCAAGAGACTTAGAATAAGCTTCTTCAAGCTCACCGCCTGTAATTTTAATTTCTATATCTTCAGCTTGCGTTTTAATATCATTACATAAATTGAGGATAGAATTATTTAAGAAACATACACATATCATAGTGAAGAGAAAGAGAAGTATTGATAATATTGCATTTCTCATTATGTTTTCTCCTTTTGATATTCATCAAAAAGCTGAAATTTAAATTTGCCTTCAGTGTCGTATAAAGCTATTAATACATGTTTTATTGATAAAATATTATGATTTTTAAGTAAATTAAGTATCCATTTTTCATCTTTGTCTATGGACGTTAAAGAATTTTTGTTTATTTTACCATCAGAAATTAATACCTTAGGCAATGTAACTTCAGCATTTTGGGTACTTTTTCCACAATTGATTTTAGATGAATTATAATCTACGGGCAATATAGACATCTGGCCATCATTTTCTAATATTGCATATTGAATTTCATCAAGATTAAAATAATTTGCAAGTCGTAATTCTTCTAATAATTCATCTATATTTAATTGTTGTTTTTTCAAAGTCGAATAATTAATTCTTCCTTTATGAATCAATATACAAGGTTCTCCATCAACAAACTTTCTTGTATATTGAAATTTCAATCCTATTTGGGTTAAAATAGTTTTCAAAAATAATAGGGTTATTATAGGAATAATACCTTGCAATAATGGTAATCTTGAGTCTTGCATGGGTAAGGACGCTAAATCTGAAATCATGATTGTTATTACAAATTCATAAGGTTGAAGTTCACCAATTTGCCTTTTTCCCATTAATCTCATTGTGAGTACTACTAATAAGTATAATATTGCAGTTCTAATTGACACTACAAACATAAAAAACCACCTCTAAAAATTAATATTTGCAATAATAAAATTAATATACAAAGAAAAAATAGTTTTATCATTTTTGGAAAACATGTATATAATATATTTGAAACTATTTAGATGGTTAAAATATATTAGAATAATAAAATCACCAAGAATAAATATAGTTTTAGCTTGGGATACCTATGTATTAAAAGGAAATTTACTTTTAAATTATTACTAAAAATTTGAGGATACCTAAGATTTATAACTAATTTGAGAGGAAAGGTATTGAATTATATGATTAATAAAGGATTAGAATCAGAATGTAATACTATTAAAGCTAAAAGAGGAATAACGTTTTATAATTTAATTCTTGATAATTATAAAGATAAAGTTAAAGATGTTGCTATATGTAAGCTAAATGGAAGATATCATGAATTAACTGAAGTGATTGAAGATGATGGAGAAGTAGAAATTATAGGTTTTGATACAGAATTGGGAATAAAAATTTATACTAGAACATTACAATTCATTTTTATTAAAATAGCGTTAGACTTATTTCCAGAATCTAAAATAACAATAGAACATGCTATAAGTAAGGCCATATATGGAGAAGTGCATAAAGAAATTCCTTTAAATAAAGATGATATTAATAAAATTAAAACAAGAATGCAGGATATAATAAATAAGGATGTACCAATAAACAGCATTATAACATCAAAAGAAGAAGCAATAGAAATTTTCAAGGGTTACAAAATGGATGATAAAGTTAATCTTTTAAAGTACTGTAATATAAAAGATGTACAACTTCATGAACTTGAAGGAAGATACGATTATTTTTATGGGCCAATGGGATATTCTACAGGTATAATAAAAATTTTTGATGTTTTTAAGTATGAATCAGGATTTATTTTGCAAAGACCAGAAATAAAAAATTTAAATGTACTTCCTAAATTCAAGGAACAAAAGAGTTTAACTAAGATTTTTATAGAAGCACAAAAATGGTTAAATATATTAGAGTTGGAGGATGTTGGAGCATTAAATGAAAAAGTAATTAATAATGAATTAAGAAATATAATTATGGTTTCAGAAGCTCTTCATGAAAAGAAGATAGCTAATATTGCAGATGATATTTCAAATAAAAAAGATGTGAAAATTATACTTATTGCAGGACCATCTTCTTCAGGAAAAACAACATTTGCAAATCGGTTAAGTATACAACTTAGGGTAAATGGATTAATACCTATTCCATTATCACTGGATAATTATTTTTTTAATCGAATAGATACACCTAGAGATGAAAATGGCGATTATGATTATGAATCTATTAATGCATTAGATTTAAAATTATTAAATAAAAATTTAGAAAAGTTAATGAATGGGGAAAAGGTTGATTTACCAATTTATAATTTTAAAACTGGAGAAAAGGAATGGAATGATTATAAAGTAGAACTACCACTAAATGGAGTGTTAATACTTGAAGGAATTCATGGATTAAATCCAAATTTAATTTCAAGTGAACTGAATAGTAATGTATTTAAAATATATATATCAGCATTAACCCAATTAAATATAGATAATCATAATAGGATTTCCACAACGGATGTAAGAAAAGTAAGGCGAATAGTTAGAGATTCATTATCAAGAGGATATCGAGCAGAGGAAACTTTAAAAATGTGGAAATCTATAAAAATTGGAGAAAAAAACAACATATTTGTTTATCAAGAGGAAGCAGATGTTGCATTTAATTCTACATTGGTTTATGAACTTGGAGTATTAAAACCATATGCATTAAAAGAATTAAATAAAATAACTGATGAAAGTCCAGTTTATTCAGAAGCTATAAGATTAAAGACTTTCTTAAGTTTTTTTAAAAAAATTCATGTTGAGGAAGTACCTAATAATTCTATTTTAAGAGAATTTATTGGTGGGTCAGCTTTCTATGAATATTAGATGAAAATA
The DNA window shown above is from Clostridium beijerinckii and carries:
- a CDS encoding aspartate aminotransferase family protein, which produces MSYDFNEAKEHIVNSYGRLEPVINHGEGVYLYDSDENKYLDFTSGIGVSSLGYSHEKWIKATSKQLKTLVHCSNMFYTEPSVKLAKELTEKSNMNKVFFGNSGAEANEGAIKLARKYSYDKYGGGRSTVLTLMQSFHGRTITTLKATGQEKFHKYFFPFTEGFDYVKANDLEDFKAKLTDKVCAIMLEAIQGEGGVIPLDKEFVQEVVKICNEKDVLVIFDEVQCGIARTGKMFGYNHFDVEADIVTVAKGLGAGLPIGGFLCSSKVDDVFKPGDHGSTFGANPVVCAGSLVVLDELCNEKSFEKITKRGAYVKELLEESKNPQIVDVRGIGLMIGIKVKCDPTLVQKEAIKKGLLVLTAGKDVVRLLPPLVITKKELKIGIDIILEILSKIEK
- the argB gene encoding acetylglutamate kinase, translating into MNNNERAEVLVHALPYIQRYYGKIIVVKYGGNAMISEELRETVINDIILMKCVGIEPVVVHGGGPDISDFLNRLGEKSEFINGLRYTGESTIDIVQMVLGGKVNKNLVSLIEKFGGKAIGLCGMDGSLLKAKKLKTDADLGYVGEITKVNTEVIKMAINSGYIPVIGSIALGEEDNKPYNINADICASKIAAALKAEKLMLLTDVPGVLMDSKDPSSLLSVLRIHQIPKLCLEGVIKGGMIPKIDCCVEAIRMGVERALIIDGRIPHSILLELFSPEGIGTMIY
- a CDS encoding arginine biosynthesis protein ArgJ is translated as MNIKYIDGGVTSPNGFLASGIYCGLKKSNLQKDLALIYSEVPAAAAGMYTKNKVKGAPIYITKEHLKNKKAQAIIINSGNANTCNGDDGLHKAEKMTCLQAKALNLKTDDVLVASTGVIGVPLNIDAIKDGIPLLTEKLSKEGFDDASSAIMTTDTFKKQLALEFYIGGKKVTIGSMAKGSGMIEPNMGTMLSFLTTDLSISPELLAEALKSSVTVTYNRVSVDGDTSTNDMILILANGLAENPTITEKDENYDSFLKVLTELNTIMAKNIAKDGEGATKLLECQIIGASTEEDAVILGKSVINSSLVKTAMFGSDANWGRILCALGYTTIDFDSEKVDVSFESHAGTIKVCEAGSSLPFDEDIAKKVLSENEIIIKVNLFLGNYSAYVWGCDLSYEYVKINGDYRS
- a CDS encoding N-acetyl-gamma-glutamyl-phosphate reductase, coding for MVKIGIIGATGYVGAELLRLLLSHPKVEVTALSSVSFKGQEISNVYKNFLNKTDLICESSDEVIKKCDVIFTALPHGLSEDIAKKAIDNKKICIDMGADFRLSNEAEYEEWYGKKFTQPEIHINSVYGLPELNREKIKECSLIANPGCYPTTIELGLMPLFKNSLIKLDNIICDSKSGTTGSGRGLTLNTHFPEENETFAPYKVGAHRHTPEIEETLSTMANDKVNITFTPHLLPINRGILSTIYCTPKNKVNLEEIHKLYVDCYKNEPFVNILPLGETASIKNVRLTNDCFISLHLNHRQDQIIVVSTIDNMIKGAAGQAIQNMNIILGFNETDGLNLIAPAF
- the argH gene encoding argininosuccinate lyase, with the protein product MKLWGGRFKKGTDKLVNDFNSSINVDSRMYREDIEGSLAHASMLGNQNIIPKGASNKIASGLLEILKRLDSGAIDIDETSEDIHSFIEGTLTYYIGEEGKMVHTGRSRNDQVTLDLRLYLKKAIAGLKEDIIALEEVLLEKANENIDTIMPGYTHMQKAQPITFAHHILAYAEMLKRDFGRLSDCYKRVDEMPLGSGALATSTYPIDREAVARDLGFSKVTLNSLDSVSDRDYAIETLSCLSMIMMHLSRFSEEIILWCTNEFSFVELDDGYSTGSSIMPQKKNPDVAELVRGKTGRVYGDLMTLLTVMKGIPLAYNKDMQEDKEALFDGLDTVTLSLKTFCGMVKTMKVKKDNMRKGAGLGFTNATDVADYLVKKGMAFRNAHEVVGEIVLECIKRNKMIEELTLEELKGFSPIFENDVYHAIDLVTCVEERKVIGGPSTESVKIQIASLEKFINEFKEI
- a CDS encoding argininosuccinate synthase — encoded protein: MTKYNKVVLAYSGGLDTSIIIPWLKDNYGCEVIAVCGNVGQKDELDGLEEKALKTGASKLYIEDLTQEFVDDYIFPTIQAGAIYEGKYLLGTSFARPIIGKRLAEIAKAEGADAICHGCTGKGNDQVRFELAVKTFAPEMAIIAPWRIWDIKSREDEIDYAESKNIPLKINRETNYSKDKNIWHLSHEGLDLEFPENEPKYDKILELCKTLEAAPNEATYITLTFEKGNAVALNGQKMKSVELLDALNKVGGENAIGLTDMVENRLVGMKSRGVYETPGGTILYRAHKDLEELCLDKETSHYKEQIALKFADIVYNGQWFTPLREALSEFVTKTQETVTGEVKLKLYKGNIVNAGMTSPYSLYSEEYATFGEDGVYDQKDSAGFINLFGLPSIVRSKMQEKVKKEEI
- a CDS encoding DUF421 domain-containing protein, translated to MFVVSIRTAILYLLVVLTMRLMGKRQIGELQPYEFVITIMISDLASLPMQDSRLPLLQGIIPIITLLFLKTILTQIGLKFQYTRKFVDGEPCILIHKGRINYSTLKKQQLNIDELLEELRLANYFNLDEIQYAILENDGQMSILPVDYNSSKINCGKSTQNAEVTLPKVLISDGKINKNSLTSIDKDEKWILNLLKNHNILSIKHVLIALYDTEGKFKFQLFDEYQKEKT
- a CDS encoding AAA family ATPase, translated to MINKGLESECNTIKAKRGITFYNLILDNYKDKVKDVAICKLNGRYHELTEVIEDDGEVEIIGFDTELGIKIYTRTLQFIFIKIALDLFPESKITIEHAISKAIYGEVHKEIPLNKDDINKIKTRMQDIINKDVPINSIITSKEEAIEIFKGYKMDDKVNLLKYCNIKDVQLHELEGRYDYFYGPMGYSTGIIKIFDVFKYESGFILQRPEIKNLNVLPKFKEQKSLTKIFIEAQKWLNILELEDVGALNEKVINNELRNIIMVSEALHEKKIANIADDISNKKDVKIILIAGPSSSGKTTFANRLSIQLRVNGLIPIPLSLDNYFFNRIDTPRDENGDYDYESINALDLKLLNKNLEKLMNGEKVDLPIYNFKTGEKEWNDYKVELPLNGVLILEGIHGLNPNLISSELNSNVFKIYISALTQLNIDNHNRISTTDVRKVRRIVRDSLSRGYRAEETLKMWKSIKIGEKNNIFVYQEEADVAFNSTLVYELGVLKPYALKELNKITDESPVYSEAIRLKTFLSFFKKIHVEEVPNNSILREFIGGSAFYEY